The DNA segment GTGGGGCTATCCGCTCGGAGTGAGCAAGGTCAGACAAAAGGGGATGAGAGCCTGGACATTGCTGGGACTGCTCTGCTCGATGGCCGCTCACGGCCTGTTTAACTTCCTCATCTTCACACAGAGTGCCTATTCCCTCCTGGTGATACCGCTGTTCCTCGGTGCGGGCGCTGTCTTCTTCTTCATGATGAGGCGGGCAAACCGGCTTTCACCATTCCGAGAGATGGTCGGGCAACTGCTGGTGGTCTGCCCGAATTGCGGCGACAAGGTACCCGGCTACGCGAGCTTCTGCATGACGTGTGGTGCCGGGATGGCGGAGGCCGGGCAAGACGGACCTGCTTTCTGTGGCAAGTGCGGGGCTGCCCTGGACCGTGAAGCTGCCTTCTGCACCTCCTGTGGCAGTCGTATCCTCAGGAGCCAGTCAAAGTAGGGATGAAGCCCTGAGCGTAAGCGAAGAATCTCGCCGCAAAGCTGTTCTGATGCCGTGTCCTGATGTGGTATAATCACGCAATGATGTGGTATAATCACGCAATATTGTACAACCCCGCCGCCTCTGCGGCATCGTTCACTGAGAAAGGAGACACAATGGCGGAAGGGAACAAGGTCCAGTGGGTCTACTCCTCGAAGAATAACCGTGAGCTGGTGGAGCGCTACGACCAGTGGGCCAGGGACTATGATGCAGACCTTGCCGATGATTTCGACTACCGCAGCCCGCAAATGGCTGCCGAGGTTTTCGCCCGATACGTTCCCCGGAACGCCAGAGTCCTGGATGCAGGCGCCGGTACCGGGCTGGTGGGAGAGATACTGGCCGGTATGGGATACAGTACCCTGGTCGCCATGGACATGTCGCCGGGAATGCTGGAGGAGGCTCGCAAGAAGAGCGTCTACACCGAGCTCCACCGGATGGTCATGGGTGAGCCACTGGACTTTCCCACGGACTCCTTTGACGCCGTTATTTGCGTTGGCACGCTTACCGTAGCGCATGCTCCGGCTAGCTCCCTCGATGAACTGGTGCGTATCACCAGGCCCGGGGGGTACATAGCCTACACCCTCCGCCCGGACGTCTATCAGAAGGACGGTTTCAAGGAAAAGCAGTCCGAGCTGGAATCAGCGGGTAAGTGGAAACTGGTGGAAGCGACCGAGCCGCTCCAGACACTCCCCAGGGGCGAGCCGGACGTCCTCATGCAGGTATGGGTATACCGGGTCTGACCGGCGAATACGCCAGGTGCTGTGACTAACCAGGTCGAGTCCTGAGGCGGGGCATGCGCCTCACCAGGGAGGGGACCAGTTCCACCCAGGTTTTCTGTAACCTGCCCTTTTGCAGTCGACTTAGCTCCTTCCGGGAACTGAACTGGGTCTCGATGTAAGCCTGGGCGATTGCGCCGATTGCTTCGGCCTGAAGCGGCAGGGCCAGTGCCAGCCGGGCGCAGTACTCCAGGGGTGTTTCCTGCATTACCGGACCCATTTTGCCCAGTGCAGCCAGCCGACTCATCTTCCGGTAGGCATCCGTGGGGTCGTTAATACGCTTGAGACGCTGGAGCCAGAATGCATAGCCTCCCCTGACGGCAAAGAATATCACCACCGGAACAGCGATGATGAAGAAGTAGACGTATAGCTGCGGCCCGGGCAGCGTTATACGGTTGGTACTTCTCCTCACGAAATCCTCCCCCGTCGGGCCGAATATCTCCTCTTGCGCCAGCATCAGGGTGGGGTCTATCATCTCCATGAAATCTGTTTCATCCCCGACTCCGACTATGGCATCCGTACTCCCCCCGACGGGTGTGGCCGAGAACTCCACCCACCCGAGACCGGGGAAGTAGACCTCGGTACGGGCGTGATAATGAAGGACGCGCAGGAGGTAGCTTTCCGCTTCCTCGTCATAATCGCCTTCTAGGTACCCGGTGTTCAGCCGGGTCGGGACATCTACGCAGCGCAGCATGACCGCCATCGCCGAGGCAAAAGAGGTGCACACCCCCTCCTTTGATTCAAAGAGGAAGTGGTCCACAGCATCGGCGTCTTCCGGGGGGACATCCGCCTCTATATCATATTCCAGGCTGTTGATATATGTCCTGACCGCCACTACTTTGTCGTACTGCGATTCCGCCTCCCGGGTAATATCTCTGGCAAGCTCCCTGATACGCGCTGGAAGACTGGCGGGAAGTTGCAGGTAGCGTTCCGTGACCTCTTCCGGATAGTCCTCTCCGACCAGGGACAACTCGTCCGGTGTGTACGAAGTCACGCTTGCCACTACCGTGTATTGCTGGTAGGGCTTCATCAGCCGCGGCGTAACGACGGCTATCACGTCGCCAGGTTCGGTCAGACCTTCTTCATCCTCACCTGTCTGTCCGGAGAATACGACAGTCAGGTTTCTACCAGGCTCTTCTTCCGTGAACGTCTGCAAAATCACCGGCATGGCGGATGAGTGGAAATCGCCCACGGTGAGTACGACATCAGTCTTCAGCTTATTCTCAACCGTATAGGTCAACTCCTCACCGATACTAATGGGCCTGGCCTCAACTGCGTCCTCGTAG comes from the Dehalococcoidales bacterium genome and includes:
- a CDS encoding class I SAM-dependent methyltransferase encodes the protein MAEGNKVQWVYSSKNNRELVERYDQWARDYDADLADDFDYRSPQMAAEVFARYVPRNARVLDAGAGTGLVGEILAGMGYSTLVAMDMSPGMLEEARKKSVYTELHRMVMGEPLDFPTDSFDAVICVGTLTVAHAPASSLDELVRITRPGGYIAYTLRPDVYQKDGFKEKQSELESAGKWKLVEATEPLQTLPRGEPDVLMQVWVYRV
- a CDS encoding transglutaminase domain-containing protein — protein: MEEKASDGRGGRIRGYLSRTVIGRRLPVLLWSVIRAGVGSPQEWGSALLVFLTLAVATWSIEQAHWISPQPSLITALLLAVLAGLLLARSRLSARIAYPLMVVLGLGVTVWQAVGLMPFSETESAFRAWWVAISGARPSEGTTYFAMFLSLVIWVIGFLSTWYILRRQNVWVAVGLGTLAVMINLSNLPREDYAFLPVYMLVAMLLIGQVNLARQGVWFGQRTNSFPYRGVVYLVGAVVCISMLSVATAWFVPQPPIDQIGLGSVGGYLTEDGARGQWFNIFAGVRAKWSLIDSSEQQTLSFKDPLSTSGRVHFIVTADRPAYWRTRRYDVYHPWGWTSSEIGDREIAAYEDAVEARPISIGEELTYTVENKLKTDVVLTVGDFHSSAMPVILQTFTEEEPGRNLTVVFSGQTGEDEEGLTEPGDVIAVVTPRLMKPYQQYTVVASVTSYTPDELSLVGEDYPEEVTERYLQLPASLPARIRELARDITREAESQYDKVVAVRTYINSLEYDIEADVPPEDADAVDHFLFESKEGVCTSFASAMAVMLRCVDVPTRLNTGYLEGDYDEEAESYLLRVLHYHARTEVYFPGLGWVEFSATPVGGSTDAIVGVGDETDFMEMIDPTLMLAQEEIFGPTGEDFVRRSTNRITLPGPQLYVYFFIIAVPVVIFFAVRGGYAFWLQRLKRINDPTDAYRKMSRLAALGKMGPVMQETPLEYCARLALALPLQAEAIGAIAQAYIETQFSSRKELSRLQKGRLQKTWVELVPSLVRRMPRLRTRPG